The Corynebacterium minutissimum genome includes the window GCGCACCGCGCGGGGTCAGCAACAGGTCCTGCGTTTCGATCCACCGCACCGGGGAGGCAAACTGCCAGGCCAGCAGCTCCACTAGCAGTGTGCGGCCAAGCTTGTGCGGGTGCGCTGCGGCTGCTGCGAAGTCCTCCAGAATGGCCGCGATACGCGGCGAATCAACAACGTCTGCGATGGCCTCCACAAAGTCACGGTCCACGGCGAATGGCCGGGCAACGAGGTTGGGGACGTAGCGCCCCACCAGCACGTCGAGGTCGATATCCTGCGGGATGAGCTCATCTAAGTGCGCACGGAAATCATCTACCCCGTCCACTAAGCGTGAGGAGTGGAAGGGCACATCAATGCCGGGAATGGGGACAAAAGCGCGCTCGCCGGGCGCCCAGTGCTCGGCGTTTTCCTCGATGGCAATAAGGCCATCCACCGTGCCGGCAATGGCGTACTGGCGCCCGGCCACGTTGTAGTTGACCACCTCGAGGAACTCCCCGGTGACCTCAATGGTCTCGGCGATGTAGTCCGTGACCTCATCGGCGCGCATCCCCATCTTGTGGGGCCTTAGCGCGCCCAGTCCGTAGCGCGAATAGCCCTCGGCATCACGCTCCACGAGCCGGTCCATGGTGAGGCCACGCACATAGACGATCTCCAACACGGCCTCGAGCGAAAGCACCTCGGCGTAGGCAGCCAGCGCGTTGTACTCGCCTACGGAATGCCCGCCAAAGGCCGCAGTGCTATCCAGTACCCTGGCCTCCTTCAGCGCAGCAATCTGCGCGCAGCCCAGCGTAGCCATGGCTACCTGCGTGAACTGGGTAAGGTACAGGACACCATCGGGATGGGAATACGTCGTGCCGCGCACGACCACGATGTCCGGGTTATTCCGCACAATCTCCAGAATGGAAAAGCCCAGGTGTTGTCTCGTGTGGGCGTCGGCGCGTTCCCACACCGCGCGTGCCGCGGGCGAGGTCCCGTACTCCTGCATCCCCATCCCCGGGGCCTGAATGCCCTGGCCGGGAAAAGCATAGAAGGTGCGTGGTGCGCTCATCACAGCGCGCGCTTCCAACACCACCACGCCAGCACTCGTCGCGGTGACGGAGCGGACTTCGCCGTGGCCGCCGCGCTTGTCGACGCCCACCCGGTCCACCACCAGCTCCACCTCACTGCCCGGGCGTACCGGCGCGAGCATGGTCGCGGACCACTGCAGGACTCGGGCCCCGTCGAAGGCGGCAGCAGTCTGCGCCAGCACTGACGTCCACATGCCATGCACGATAGGGCCATCCTCGAGCCCCGCCAGTGCTGCGGCGTTCGCAGACACGTGTATGGGGTTATGGTCCCCCGTCACTACCGCGAAAGGACGCAGGGATTCCGGCGCCGTAACGGTGCGGCGGTGACGGAAAGACCGCGGGGTCTCTCGAATGAACTCCGAGGAGTCCTCAGCGGAATCATCCGTGGCCGGCGCAACGCGAGTGCCGACGCGGCCAGGGATGAGGAAACGTTCGCGCAGCCGGGCGAGGTTGCCGTCGTGATCGATGCGTACCGCAATCTCCACCACGCGGCCCGAGGCTGTATCCCACACGCCGCGCAGTCGGGCGGTGGCCTGCACCTGTAGGGGATCTGCGCCCGGCTCCGCCGCAGCAGCGAGAAGCCCTGCAGCCCCTTCGGTCAGTTCCACCGAGTGTGCAAGGTGCACAAGGTTGAGCAGGCCCTCAACCACGGGCTCCCCCACCACGACGTGCTCTCCGGCCGTGCGGGCCACTGAAATGACGGCAAAAATGGCCGGCCACGCGGTACCTACTAACACGTCGGGCACGACTGGGCCATCGGCGCTACCGGCACTGGTCACAGAAACATAGTTCGCCATGTCCGCCGCATCGAGGGTGGCCGTAACCGTGGCGCTACCGCCATCTACCTCCGGCAGTGTTCCCCCAGCAGCCACTCGGGCTAGCTCCCGCATGGCGGAAGCAGCATCCTCTGCGCTGACGACGGGCGAAGCACCCGGCACACGCGGTGCAGCGATGCGCACGCGCAGCGTGGAGTCAGCATTCGCAGCACTGCGGGCGCCGACACCAAGAGGAACGGTGAACCAGAAGTCCGCGGGGTCTGTGCTCACCGGTTCGAGGGTCGCGCCGGGCAGGTTGAGGCGTAGCGGGTTCGCCTGCTCGCGGCCAGCCCAGTTGAGGCACGGCGCCCGGCGAAGGAGTTCCTCAGCGGTGGGCGCGGGGGCATCCAGGTGTGGAGTGGGGGCTGCTGAAAGCAGGTCGATAGTGGCCTGCTCGAAGCGCTTCAGCAACTGCGCAACCGGTTCGTTGGCGTATTCAATGCCCTCGACGCCCGCTGTACCTGGGATGATGCAGACACTGTCGGCATCGAAGTGCTCGTCGTGGGCCTGCCACAAGGAATCCTGGCGGAAGCGGCGGCGCACGGCAGCATCGATAATCGGCACAAACCCCGGTGGCTTACCGGGGCCGTCAAGGAGGGACACGAACCACGCAGCATCCGTCGGGTGAAGGGCAGCGTCACCGTAAAGCTCAACAAGCTCATCAATTGCGGCCGCAGGGTCGGCGGCATCGACTGTGACCTGCAGGGCTATCTCACCGTGGTCAACGTCGTGCAGTCGGGCTTCGGCGCGCGCCACTATCTTCTCGAAGCGAGTACACCACGATTCATCTGTCCAGCCGTCGTGGAAGGATAACTCCACATAACGTCGCAGCCACTCGGCGTAGCTCATGGCGTCAAGGTCCCCAAAGTAGGGTTTGCACGTCTGCGCTAGGGCAGCAGCGATCTCCTCGCGGTGAGCGGACACCAGCTCCTCATCACCCGCAACCGCATCGAGCAGACGCCCGGCGTGGGCGAAGGAATTATCCAGCTCGTGGATGCTGGCGCCGAGGTCGGAACGGCCCGAAGTGACATCGTCTTCCGTGGCAGCAACGAGTGCCTGCTTCACCGACGCCGACGCCGTGGACTCGGCAGTGGCCATCGCGGCAGTGCCGATCATGATGGCGTCGACAGGTGCTGCGGGCAGGCCACGACGCCGCGACCACTCGCCGGTGAGGTACTCCGCGCCCTGAGTCGGGGTGGCGATGCCGCCGCCAACGGCAAGCAGAACGTTGGGGTGCCGACGGATATCGTCATAGGTGGCGGCAAGGAGCTCGTCGAGGTCCTCAGCGGAGTGGTGGCCGCCGGCTTTGCCACCTTCTACCTGCATTATGAGCGTGGTAGACACGGCACGGGCGATGGCCAGCACCTGCTTGATTTGTTCCACCGTGCCGGGTTTGAAAGCTACCCACGGGATGTTCTCTGCGTGGAGGCGCCGTACCAGGTCACATGCTTCCTCGTGCGGCGGGATTCCGGCGGAGATGACTACGCCGTTGAGCGGTGCCCCCGCTGCACGCGATCGTGGGATGGCACGCTGGCCTTCAATCTGGCGCCGCCACTGCGAAGCAGATAAGTACAGAGCATTGAACTGGGCATTAACCCCCGGCGCGAGGAGACGCGCGAGTCTCTCCAGGTTCTGGTCCAGAATGTCCTCGGTATGTTGGCCGCCGCCAGCGAGCTCCGCCCAGTGCCCAGCATTGGCAGCCGCGGCAACGATTTCCGGATCCACTGTGGTTGGTGTCATGCCAGGCAGCATGACCGGGGAATAGCCGGTCACTTCAGTAAAACGCGAAGAGAGGCGTCCGCCGACGAGGCGCGGCGCGAAATCAGACCAGGCTGCCGGCACGGCAGAGGCACGGCCGGGCGCGAAGAGCTGCGCTTGGCCCTCAGCAGTACCCACGGCTAGGGTTCCCACGCCACGTCCGGCCACCGCCTCTCGGGTTAGCGGCTCAACACCGCGGGAGGGGCCTATCTCCAGAATCCAGCGCGCGCCGGCGGCAACCGCCTCGTCAACGCGGGCAGGCCAGTCAACGGTATCTGTCAGCACTGCGCGGGCAAGCTCGCCGGCAAGGACTAAATCGAGTTCGAGGTCGGCGGCCCAGCGCTCCACCTGTTCCACAGCTGGAGCTAGGGCCGGATGGTGGAAGGCGGCATCAACATCAAGGTCCGTGAAGGTCACCTGTTCGCCTGCCATGGTGCGACGCACGCGGGCAAGCTCCTCCGGGGTGCCCACGATGACGCTGCGTTCGCGGCCATTGATGAGACCGATATGGGCACCTAACTCGTGGAGTTGTTCCTGCGTAGCTCCGTCAACCGCCACCATGGGCGCTCCCTGGGCGGTGCGCACAAACCCGTGGATGCGGGCAGTCGTCGTCAACGCAGCACCAATGAGCCGGGCTATGGCCAGGGCCTCGCCTGGGGTCGCGCGACCAGTCGTCACAGCGGCGGCAAGAACGCCTTGGGAATGACCAAGACTCAACACGGCATTAGATATATCTAGGCCCTGTGCCCGCACAGACTCCATGACCGCAAGCTGAGCGCACAAGATACCCGGAGTGGACACAGCAGGGGCGGATAGCGCGAACCCAGGCTCGGACTCCGCCCACGTTAGTGGTGCGAAGCCGTGCGGGGAGGCGGGAAGGAGGGCGTCGCTGAGCGGAGCGAGTATCTCTTCCGCGTCGGCGAGGTACGCGGCAATCTGCGGCCGCACCCCCGCAGCGAGTGCCTCCCGGAGGGTAGGCAACCAGGTATAACCTTGGCCGGAAAAGGACAGCGCATAAGGCGCCGCGCTTACTCCCGGCGCAGCAATGTTAGGGATATCCACGCGCGCTATTCCCCCAAGACACGCGCTACGCGTTGAACTGCTTCGTCGAGGGAGGGCTGCGTTTGGGGCTTGGGCAGGCCGCAAAAGACCTGGCAGGCGTGGTCCGGAACTACCTCGGCGGAGCGGGACAGGCCACGCTCGGCGAGGTACTCGTCAAAGAACATATCGATACTCATACCGACATCAGATTCTACCCACTAGGATCAATGCGTCATGGCCTCTCGCACCCCCTTCTTTCTCGCTGCTCAACTCAACGTCCTCGTTGCTGCATTGGTGGTGTGCGGCCTGCTACTTCCCTCCCCTGCCGAGCAACCAGACACTGCGCAGGGCAACGCGCCCTCATCTACGCGCGAGCACCCTACGCACGCCCCTTCCCCGGACAGCCCTGAGGTTGACACAGACAGTCCCGCGGCGGCCGACGCCCTGGCTGCGCTGGATTCCTTGGAAGTCAAAGGCCGCGCGCCGATGACGGGTTACGATCGCGCGCACTTTGGGCAGGCGTGGTCCGACGATGTCACCGTCGAGTTTGGCCATAACGGCTGCGATACTCGCAACGACATCCTCCGCCGTGACCTGGACAATCTTGTCATCAAAGAGGGCACCTTTGACTGTGTAGCGATGTCCGGCACGCTGCATGACCCGTACTCTGGGCAGGTCATCGACTTTCAGCGCGGGGCGGGGACATCCGAGGCTGTACAGATTGACCACGTTGTCGCGCTGGCCGACGCCTGGCAGAAAGGCGCCCAGCACTGGTCACCCGAGCAGCGCCGCAATTTTGCTAATGATCCACGCAACCTCCTCGCCGTCGACGGGCCACTCAACCAGCACAAAGGCGCCGGCGATGCCGCCACGTGGCTACCTCCCCATCGGGCCTTCCGCTGCGAGTACGCGCAGCGCATCGTCGACGTGAAGGCGGCGTATGGCGTGTGGGTAACCGAAGCAGAGAAAGAAGCGCTCAGCCGCCTGCTGCAGGAGTGCTAAAGACAGTAAAAGGGCCTTCCCGGTATATCGGGAAGGCCTTTCATCATTGCTACGAGCAGTGTTTAGTTGCCGTTGTTGTTCTGGTTGAGCTGGTTGCGCAACTGGTTGAAATAATCACGCGCGGACTGCGGCTGGGCGTTGCCCTGCGGAGGCGTGGGGAAGCCCGGCATGTTACCGAAGCCCTGCTGCTGTGCATTCTGGACATGTTCTTGGGCCTGCTGCTGAGCGCGCTTAGCTTGTTCCATGACTTCAGCGTCACGGCTGGCGCGCTCGTCTCGTTCACGCCGCTCCTTCTCCTCTCGCCGGCGGCGCGCTTCGGCGAAGTCCTCGCGGCTGCGCTTCGCCTCCCCGGCGGGCACGGACGGCTTCGGAGCGGAGTTGATGGCGTCGGTCGACAGGAGCGTGTCGCGCATGCCGCTGAAGAGGTCCTGCATGCCGCCCGGGTTAGACGGCATGTAGAGCACGTTGGTGTGCGCACGGTCCGCCACATCCACCATGGCGTCAAGGTACTGAGATACCAGCATGAGGGTCTCTGGGTTCTCCTCCACACCGGCGGCACGCAGCAGCTCGTACTGCTGAGCGATACCTTCGACAATTTCCTTACGCTGGTCAGCCACACCGCGACCCTGTAGCTTCTTGGCCTCGGCCGCACCTTCGGCTTCCTTGACCACGCGAATCTTCTCAGCCTCTGCCTGGGCTACGGCAGCCTCGCGTTCACGCTGTGCTGCGTTAATGGAGTTCATGGACTCACGCACACGGGCATCCGGGCGAATATCGGTGACAAGGGTGTTGACGAAGTTCCAGCCGTAGGCAGCCATGTTGTCGCGCAGGGACATAGCCACGTTGCGGGCAATGGTGTCCTTGGAAGAGAAGGAATCATCCAGGTTCAT containing:
- a CDS encoding type I polyketide synthase, giving the protein MDIPNIAAPGVSAAPYALSFSGQGYTWLPTLREALAAGVRPQIAAYLADAEEILAPLSDALLPASPHGFAPLTWAESEPGFALSAPAVSTPGILCAQLAVMESVRAQGLDISNAVLSLGHSQGVLAAAVTTGRATPGEALAIARLIGAALTTTARIHGFVRTAQGAPMVAVDGATQEQLHELGAHIGLINGRERSVIVGTPEELARVRRTMAGEQVTFTDLDVDAAFHHPALAPAVEQVERWAADLELDLVLAGELARAVLTDTVDWPARVDEAVAAGARWILEIGPSRGVEPLTREAVAGRGVGTLAVGTAEGQAQLFAPGRASAVPAAWSDFAPRLVGGRLSSRFTEVTGYSPVMLPGMTPTTVDPEIVAAAANAGHWAELAGGGQHTEDILDQNLERLARLLAPGVNAQFNALYLSASQWRRQIEGQRAIPRSRAAGAPLNGVVISAGIPPHEEACDLVRRLHAENIPWVAFKPGTVEQIKQVLAIARAVSTTLIMQVEGGKAGGHHSAEDLDELLAATYDDIRRHPNVLLAVGGGIATPTQGAEYLTGEWSRRRGLPAAPVDAIMIGTAAMATAESTASASVKQALVAATEDDVTSGRSDLGASIHELDNSFAHAGRLLDAVAGDEELVSAHREEIAAALAQTCKPYFGDLDAMSYAEWLRRYVELSFHDGWTDESWCTRFEKIVARAEARLHDVDHGEIALQVTVDAADPAAAIDELVELYGDAALHPTDAAWFVSLLDGPGKPPGFVPIIDAAVRRRFRQDSLWQAHDEHFDADSVCIIPGTAGVEGIEYANEPVAQLLKRFEQATIDLLSAAPTPHLDAPAPTAEELLRRAPCLNWAGREQANPLRLNLPGATLEPVSTDPADFWFTVPLGVGARSAANADSTLRVRIAAPRVPGASPVVSAEDAASAMRELARVAAGGTLPEVDGGSATVTATLDAADMANYVSVTSAGSADGPVVPDVLVGTAWPAIFAVISVARTAGEHVVVGEPVVEGLLNLVHLAHSVELTEGAAGLLAAAAEPGADPLQVQATARLRGVWDTASGRVVEIAVRIDHDGNLARLRERFLIPGRVGTRVAPATDDSAEDSSEFIRETPRSFRHRRTVTAPESLRPFAVVTGDHNPIHVSANAAALAGLEDGPIVHGMWTSVLAQTAAAFDGARVLQWSATMLAPVRPGSEVELVVDRVGVDKRGGHGEVRSVTATSAGVVVLEARAVMSAPRTFYAFPGQGIQAPGMGMQEYGTSPAARAVWERADAHTRQHLGFSILEIVRNNPDIVVVRGTTYSHPDGVLYLTQFTQVAMATLGCAQIAALKEARVLDSTAAFGGHSVGEYNALAAYAEVLSLEAVLEIVYVRGLTMDRLVERDAEGYSRYGLGALRPHKMGMRADEVTDYIAETIEVTGEFLEVVNYNVAGRQYAIAGTVDGLIAIEENAEHWAPGERAFVPIPGIDVPFHSSRLVDGVDDFRAHLDELIPQDIDLDVLVGRYVPNLVARPFAVDRDFVEAIADVVDSPRIAAILEDFAAAAAHPHKLGRTLLVELLAWQFASPVRWIETQDLLLTPRGAHTAAGLPGLGIERFVEIGVGHAPTVANMMGQTLSLPEYDGVQVEVLNTERDHARVFAEDTEPAPARETVPTDEHSQPSQPTPQLAADELSATHTATPVAATEKVTDQPLSSQQAVEMLIALWTKVRPDQIAATDTIEGLVEGVSSRRNQLLLDLGVEFGIAAIDGAADMPVSELAQTVAQRAPGYHAFGPVLTEQVAQAVRRVTGPAGKKPGYIAERVNNEWGLGPGWVDRTLAELVLGSREGASLRGGELATLPVSAASTAQELDELIDASLVATATRADVTVARVPHASADTVVDPAALAAYTERLESALEDSARSLLEALGRDGTEHGDDAVRGEAAGHDEHLAELVAREVGPDWAQRVAPAFDAKKAVLFDDCWAYAREGLVRAAAAGVEDPPLDVLGAGAEVARMAEYLGYHHQAVDAEVPGEFLLHSGQVAVVTGSSPGSIGAEIISELLVEGATVIATTSQLTPDRLEFFKELYRTRAVGTAALWVVPANLNSFADIDALVEWIGSEQADTVGGKTTLRKPAFVPDLLFPFAAPRVSGTVAEAGPESEAQMRLLLWSVEKLIAGLSALGADTHLGHRLHVVLPGSPNRGRFGGDGAYGEAKAAFDALVQRWYSEQNTWGARTSLVHALIGWVRGTGLMAANDPLVDQVEARGVSTYSAKDMAMCLVDNAANEDILIQAAEGPVVMDFTGGLAGADLDLAKLSRDAVLGDVPPTPTKSPSPAPRTVKALPNVLAPLDWTTPSFDGVTQSLEDMVVIVGAGELGPLGTARTRFEVEVGGDLSAAGVLELAWSRGLVAWDDATAAWTTPEGETIAEEDIYDRFHDEVLAGIGVRRFHDDFGPHLPMVDNLAPELTTIYLEKPLTFAVEDEATARSFVDSCEGATMRRVLTSPGGEAEWQVTRPAGSAVRVPRRVAMTRFVGGQIPEGFDPAVYGIPADMLDSVDRLALWNLVCTVEAFLTAGFSPAELLAHVHPARVSSTQGTGMAGQEALRSLYVDKLLAHPRQHDILQEALPNVIAAHVMQSYVGGYGQMVHPVAACATAAVSVEEAVDKLRLHKADVVVAGGIDALSVEGITGFGDMAATADSSEMEAKGIEHRFFSRANDRRRGGFVESEGGGTLLLARGSLAAELGLPVLGVVGFAESFADGAHTSIPAPGLGALSAARGGADSRLARSLTELGVSPDDIAVVSKHDTSTSANDPNESDLHERIARALGRSDGNPLYVISQKTLTGHAKGGAAAFQLIGLCQVLRGGIVPPNRSLDCVDPELRRHEHLVWLRQPLDLRRTPPKAGLVTSLGFGHVSALIAVVHPEAFVSALVAECGDDTALAWRERAEARERSGLRRLEDAMRGGSALYQRPVDRNLGGGPAAEVKEREAAVLLSEGARMRNGVLEPDAERG
- a CDS encoding HNH endonuclease family protein, encoding MASRTPFFLAAQLNVLVAALVVCGLLLPSPAEQPDTAQGNAPSSTREHPTHAPSPDSPEVDTDSPAAADALAALDSLEVKGRAPMTGYDRAHFGQAWSDDVTVEFGHNGCDTRNDILRRDLDNLVIKEGTFDCVAMSGTLHDPYSGQVIDFQRGAGTSEAVQIDHVVALADAWQKGAQHWSPEQRRNFANDPRNLLAVDGPLNQHKGAGDAATWLPPHRAFRCEYAQRIVDVKAAYGVWVTEAEKEALSRLLQEC
- a CDS encoding SPFH domain-containing protein codes for the protein MGPLIVFGVIVLLLAALAFDGFFIVRTKEAAIIERMGKFVNVAHAGLHLKVPLVDRVRAKISLQIRQLDVMVETKTKDNVFVQIPVAVQYEVVQGSERQAFYTLSNHEQQIVAYVQDNVRSSVANMNLDDSFSSKDTIARNVAMSLRDNMAAYGWNFVNTLVTDIRPDARVRESMNSINAAQREREAAVAQAEAEKIRVVKEAEGAAEAKKLQGRGVADQRKEIVEGIAQQYELLRAAGVEENPETLMLVSQYLDAMVDVADRAHTNVLYMPSNPGGMQDLFSGMRDTLLSTDAINSAPKPSVPAGEAKRSREDFAEARRRREEKERRERDERASRDAEVMEQAKRAQQQAQEHVQNAQQQGFGNMPGFPTPPQGNAQPQSARDYFNQLRNQLNQNNNGN